tggcgtgagtcttcgaagactcaaggtccctcttctagagaggagagagaccgcatggatcagatcccttatgcctcggccataggatcgatcatgtacgccatactatgcactcgacctgatgtctcgtatgctttgagcatgacgagcagataccatcagatccggtgaaagtcatcggatagcggtcaagaatattcttaagtacttaagaagggctaaagaatatttcttgatatatggaggcaatgatgagctaggctgtaaagggttacggtgatgctagcttccagaccgatcggatgattaccgatcgcgatcggggttcgtgttttgcttaaatggtggtgccgtGGTGGAAGAGTTGACGGGACACGATGcggattctacaacagaggtaaGTATATTCTGCATCGAGGCGTGAAGGAGGCgattggatccacaagttcatcaccgaacttggggtggttcctaacatcgaccagttgagctctattgtgacaacaatggagctatagcataggcaaaggaacctcgctcacaccagcggaccaagcacatactacgatgcttccatctcattcgagagattatcgatagaggagatgtgaaaatttgcagagtacctacagaggctaacatcgcagatcccttgaccaaggctttggcacagaggaagcatgatggtcacactaggtctttaggccttagagcctatactgattggaactagtgctagtgggagattgttagttagagccctagagccaatcattttgatgattgtatggactcatgtatatcatattcttgtatattaataaaggcatttgtttggttattatacttatttgtattagtgccaaatagactaagtataatagcgtccttgagtagaaagttcatacctatatcaatcgattagttgaatcgatagtgagatgatatagggaacactactctaaatcattcctagtcgagtattaacattcagggacaatgttaatgcgacgagactagcatgtaggtcaactcgatgacttgatctcacaagtcatggatatagagatatcaagttgacacatgggtatacattggagaagacccaccatgagaaagtatcatggatcgttatatgagtgtcatatactttctcatgtggctattagtatgattactagtccttggacctgaggtcaccatggttccctacataaggagttacatactttggcttcgtcaaatgccacccgtaactgggtggactataaaggcgattactcggtatgtaacaaattatgcggagggatgtgagtgatgtagatgtgatctatctctcctatatgacgggagagacatcgatattcttgatagagtgagaccactaagtgcatggtcatgcccaaatgagtcaatatgagatattgagctcatttgattgagtgagtctacttgggattcaagatttagattgattagaggatgacacggtctatgcctcacattgatcaatctaaatgtcaaggatagaaggacacttgtcatatattgtgaagagtcacaattagtagtcacaaggtgatgttggatctcgacattcttgtaacttgggtagtaatgatgtgttgctagataccgctcattacttatgctcctaaatgggtttagggcattgccaacgttacaagaacctatagggtcacacactaaggacaattagatggagatttggttcatatgatgaaccaagaggattagattcatttgatgaatcatattggattaagagtaatccaaattgggctaattgagttgaactcaagttgattcatgtatttaatgagtctaatttagattatgactcattaaatcaatttaatttaatgaattagattcattatattaagttggcttgaatcatatggttggattagatcaaccatgagagagatttgatcaagtttgacttgatttgagaggaagagaaaaaagtcatgtttgacttgactttttgccacatcactagtgagttggcaagatgtggaccaataggattgctccacatcatcaatgtgtgccacctcatggaggttacaagcctccatagcatttaatgtggccggcccacattaaatgaggaggttacacttgttgccatgtcatttagtgaggtggcaagatgtggaccaatagtgttgatccacatcatcctagagtgccacctcatgggggttacaactcttaatggtctccacattaattggaattaatgtggagagttacacctctaagatgtggccggccactctagtggggaatgaaaatattcatttttcattcaagtgtgattaagtcatcttcttcctctagagctctctcttctccctctcctcctctcttggccgaacaagacaaggtgctagcacacctttgtttggtcttctccatcaaggattgttcgtgtggatacttctagaggaccgtacacttgacggtctagagatccggcaccttggacgagcgggaacacgaagggcttcgctacaagggtaaagatcttaactttagtgtagatctaaagtttttacaaactcgtacaagaaaaaggtttttcaaaaagttttgtttacgaatctttgcacgagatccatggctttgggtgactcggggtttccgcgacgcgaaaaagcggttttcgcggcccgatgaacccaacagtgcctaatagaccctctctagctagCCGATTCATacattcttgtcctatgtgtcctaatctagcatgtcaaatcTCATCAGTTATATATGCATCACTATTTAaagcaatatttgaaaaataaccatcaatagtataattgacatctggttctacatcaagaaccataaaactatttgttaaaaaaccatatccaattgacactgagtcaatcttaagttcaacagaccgactataaaaattaatacaataccctaaatcaagaagacacgtaacggaaacaagattccttcgaatttcaggagcatacaggatatcatgtagaaacaaaattctaccaccacggaggttgagtttgcaagtgccaactcctttgacttcaactcttgcattgtttcccacatagatccacttgttgccagctggtacccgacggtactcaacaaatgtaactcgttcccgagctacatggttggttgctcccgaatctataatccacaaaggataaaaatcaggtaacaacactgaactagcaacaaaatgctcttgaaaagaagacacacttggatttacctttttcggctcagtgtactcccgagcaaagtggccctttttgccacagttaaaacaagtcaacttgtttttaggtttctttccagtcttctttactatcttcttgattgggccttgtcccacaacagcagcttccctcttctttcccttccctttcttgaaccatttccttTTCCTGGATCCATATGATCTAGaagaacctacagccacataggcttgtccagaaatccttgcggattcaactctctccgcctccaattctacatggcgtgagacgtcagtgaaagtcttgatactctcactgtgagttagggtctgcttcatggtctcccaagaatctggaagtgaacgaataacttcttgaacctgttgttcattagtcaactcatgaccagcagttttaagctcccgaatcatgttcgacatctccctgaggtgttgaaccattgatacattcagACACTTTTTGTAGcagtcaaacttgattgtcagctggcgaagcttgctcagacttactccactatatttttctttaagggctacccagactgcatgagccgaAAGATACGACTCATACTTAAAacctaggtcgtctaccattgaactaatcaatataccctttgtaGTGgaatcctttttcttccatgccttataggcatcaagatctagtCTATGTTGTGTAGTGGGACtatctacaggtacttccataacctgatttacagcctctagaacttcttgttcctcaagtacatattgtatcctgaggtaccagatcttatagttatctccattaagtttttcacctttgttgagttcaactattatgtttttggttaccataatctatcataaataaacacattatttagtattcagtgtatatcatatgtatgtaatttatgattgacttaatattacattgagttggtttacaaaatcaagtgacaactatgttttcactcatcatctgtatgaccaatcaaattaatattaatcaattctattacatatatcccaacaaatgaactaatcatttataatatcatgaattctttaattaaatgaactaatcatttaatatatcatgtttttttaaaaaaaattaaatgaactaatcatttaatacttcATGaattaatcatgcatcatgtcaagcaaacaacataaataaatgagcacatcattaacataaaattatgctacaaattgttaacatataactaactgacatgaatgaaatgaaCTAATATATTGTTCATACAAAATGACAATAACAATAACAGAACTTTAGTAAACTAAATAGgtaactaccactcccactaggatagacactagtgcagtggccaaaataatccctctcagcctggactcatttggggtaatctcaggcaggacagcttcaagattttcaattggatcccacacacactctcccagatcctctttagattcatctggatcttcaggatcttctgaatgctcttcagattcttctggatcctcctctagATGATCTTTaggatcttctgaatcctcttcagattcatctggatcctcctctggatctTCAGGACCCCAATAGAGATGAAGTAACTATCTGCACATCTCTAAATAGGAGATGTGCCCAtcataatcatcccaaagttggaatgctatctgcctaagGTTTTCCATCATTGAATAGACTAGAgcaaatcttctgtgtgtgtcttGGACTGGAAACttttctcgctcaagtttccagaacaaccgatcgagccgaccaataagccattCGAGTCCTTGAACAGGGTCGaaatcaagctccttaatctcctcccaaagctcatgttgtcgtaaatcacgactagtcatctgaaaaattgaaattaaataagtcagtacaaaaccgactaaccagtacaaaaccggcttatttcaatttatacagacatagtaccaacataataaatcaagaaaaacaaatcttctcgattttcaagagttaagtcgacaattagaactaatctaattggtcagacacattggatcggttgattagggatccagatcctaagctcggcccattgtccttaattagaactaatctaattggacagggatttttgtacctatgttctatTACTGTTTGATCTAAGTCCATTTCTACTAATtttagacttattgatcaaactcaggtccgtttgatcaaaccaatgtccattggtttaagtttaaccaattagaacaaatctaattgttttgatcaaatttgacccaatagaacaaatctggtcatttgatcatatttggtccaagtccaattaatcaacccaaattgattttgggtttggatcaaattggttcagttaaatcaactaataatttataCTTGAATCGGGTCTAAATGGACCAAAATTAATCTAGACTATTGGTGAATTAATTGAactcaatttttaattaattaacgcATGCAAACAGATTTAAttgcattaaataaaattaactaaACATGCATGTATGCATTTAAACCATACATGAATTAATgtgaaattttaaattatttcatgCAATTTAATCCTATTTCCTTCCACCTCATTCTGTGAACATATCAcagttcattttttaatttgaaaaagtcaaaaacagaaactttgatattttatcttttcctctttttttttttgttgtacgATTCCACGTTGCACGCTGCATGCTACATATTGCACGCCGACCACGCCGCTGCAGCCAGCTTCACAGCGACAAACGCTGGGCAGAAACTGCAAGATGCCACCTCGATCTTCTGCACGCAAGCTGCGCACATCATGCACACTGTGCACGCCACCTTATCCGTGACAAACACGAATTGCAGAGGTGTCCATGAGCACTCCGCCGGCCATCCATCATCGGAGACAAACTCCATGGATGTTCCTCGAGGCATACGGCGCCACAATTTCACTCGGCTACGGTAAAACTAGACGGAGATAAACTCCGTTCAGGGCAGCGATAATAATCGCTGATCACGACTCAGTCATGATTTCGCCCAGCAAAAACGAACAGAACCAAGTCATAATTTTGATTCAATGAAGAGGTAAGGTTTTAGAatttatcatgcatttagaacgaactacgcgctctgataccaatgtagataaattctaaatgcatgaaagaggaattaaattaaagcggtaaaaacttacagcgacctcccgcagatccgcaatcggcaatggcAAAAACTTGTTGTTGGAAGAGCTATCACAAGATCGGAAAGTCCTCCGCAATTCAACAAACTAAATCCCACTGCCTTGGATATTAacctcttactctcgtctccaacacatgaatgatccttggacgcaccccctttatataggaaaataaatcagggacataatggacttttccattatgagtagtggggaatgAGGACCATGTTCTCACATCCCCactctccccatttccaacacAAAGAAATACGATCATCTAGAATAAAAACTGCTTATGCAACTAATAATACAAGTTGGGACATTTTATCTCTATAAAAATTCAATAAATACTTCTTTTAGTCATCTCGGCGTGCTCATATACAATAGTCACTAATTATTTCATTCAAACTATCTTGATAAATCTAAACATATTATAGTACAAGAATAATGCCATTGTAATATGATCTGGACCAAATGAACCAAATTACTTTGTTAAATCACATTTTCATATGATACCATTGATAAAATACCAAAAGTGAAAGTTATAATTAACTAAAAATTGAGAACCCAAGTTCTCTTAGGACATGCATACAAGGAGAGATTCCAGGAAATAAAACAAGAAAGATATATAAATTTAGGGACATTTTGTCAAGAAAATAACTTTCAtatccatttttttttctctccaataaaataacttaactttcATAATTAAGGACATGTCAATGTGGAACTACATTGAACATTTTGAGGACCTTTTAACTACATTTAACTTATATTGAACTTAATTTCATAACTTAACTAAacccctaataaaattatcaaaatccaAGCTTCACACAGAACCATTTAATCTAGACCAAAAATAACATTCATAACATGCACAAATCAAAATTCGATGAAAAGAAACAAAAAGAGAGACAAAGTCAAAGTTGAaggataaataattattttttagctGACAGTAGCTAATGTCATACCCCAACAATGTCATACCCCAACAAGAAGCAGAATGACGACGTATGATATGATTCTATAGCTAGAAAAATGAAAACGTGCTTAGCTGTTTAAAAGTTTCAGTTAAAACAGAGAGGAGTCATAGTGATAGGGAGAGAAGAGAGTTTGACTGTGAGAGGAGTCTCGTTAGCGCCGGGGCCTCGAAGCCCAAGAACGTGAGAGGAGTCAAGGGTCGAACGCTTTACCGTCGAGTTGCGGAAGTCGAACGCCTCACCATCAAGTTGTCGATTAAGCATTGGGAGCGATGGAGGTGAGTCTAGGGAGGGTTTTTTTGCACTCGGGACTTCGTGAAATATTTAGGTTTaaggaaattaatattttaactAAAATATCTGTTGTCTTGAAACTTGAAAAGCGAAAAAAATAACGGTCAAAAAAATCATTGTCGTAGTCCTTGTAACAACAATTAaacacaacggttttaaaaattCGTTATCGTAATCCCTCTAAACAACgctaaaagaaaatggttttagaaaaatcattgtctttgttaaaaaaactcaaaaagatAATGATTTTGTTAAAATCATTATTAAAGGCTCTCAAATAATGATTTCCCCtcaaaatcattgtcttttaacTCTTGTTAATTGtaaattttcttgtagtgcattcCTAACCTTCATTCTAACTCTATCTCTATCTCTTTTTCTAGCGTTATGAGTCTTTAAGACAATCAACCCTCCCTTGGCATTTGATGACTTCATCAACCTAGAAGATAATCCGATGACTCATTGGTCGACGATGTCCAATtagttaattaggattagttagtCAATTGACTTACCTCCTAAGGAATTAATGCCATGTCTGTGATGTACAGGTCTACTTTTgtcttaaataatatttttttttcactttgcagaaagaaaaataataaaatgataaatCCAGTTAATTTTATTGACTAATCCTGGGTGACCGATCTAATCCTATGAATTTTTTCTATCAATCATAAGATAAATTGAGAAGCGCACACAGTCAGTGGTTAAGAAACCTAGTATTATTTAATTGTATTTTCTATTTAGagggaaaaaatttataaattcattaTAATTATAAATCGAATCACGGATATTTAGATGTATATGCCCTAGGCAAGGTTAGCGAAATTTCTTCTGCCCTATGGAAGATTTATTTACCCGGAACTTGAAAATAACTAGCTAGTGAGGCAACACTAGTTAATTATTCATTGaatttttcttcatgttttttcgtcaaaatttagtttaaataTAATTGGGTCTTGTGGCAATATGCTGTGCGTGGCTGAATAATCTACTCCAGAAGAGACAACCACCTCCAGCTGTGCCCACCTTGACTGATGACGTGGACGTTCCTAATTGGGCACCATCGGTATCCATCAGGGCCCCGCATTCATAAAACGACGACGTCGCATCAGAAGCTCCACCACACttattattattctttttatAAAAACGTGATAACAGAAACTGTTATTGCGTGTGCGAgtaatttataatataaatttaaataagatACAGTGTGATTCTTTTGAGGGTTAAGTATGattagtagtagtaattagactaATAGATATGACCACAGGTAAATTGATTACGTTTTCCACTAGTTGATTGGGCTCATGATTTGATTTAGaccttataatatttttaaacgtGCGATGCTAACGGTGTCCACCGGGGCGAGGATGATTCGACGGTCAGAGACCGCGGAAACCCGTCAGTCGACGGCTAGATTTGGTCTCCGCCACTAGATTCGTCCAACGCTTAACTCAGCCGTCATCACTCACCTTCCTCGCTGCCAGGAAGTCAAAGTAAAGCAGCCGCCTCCACTTGACATGGACGAAGACTTTGACCTAACTGTAGCTCTAAGGCTTCGATTATATAATCCCAGAAGAAGATCTAATTAGCTCATCGTCACATTCTCATCCAAGTTCAACATGGCAGATCAATCGAAGGTAATTAAGCTCTCTAATTCTAACAGTACTACATCTTGTCTCCTGATCCTTTTTGTGTGTTGCCTTAAATCTTCTCTTGATATATATCATGCAGAAACTAGTGCTGAAGTTGGAGCTCCGTGATGAGAAGGATAAGAAGAAGGCCATGAAAGCAATTTCCGGGCTTCCTGGTAATCACTAATTGATTTGTTTGCGATCGATTCAGTACGCAAAGATCTAGTAAACAAAACATATATTTTTCCAATATATTGCAGGGATAGATTCGATATCGATAGACATGAAAGACCAGAAGTTGACTATCACGGGCACGATCGACCCAATCACGGTGGTGGCCAAGTTGAGAAAGTCCCGACACGCCGAGTTACTCTCGGTCGGGCCGgcgaaagaggagaagaagaaggaggaacccAAGAAGGAAGAACCCaagaaggaggaaaagaaggaaggcgacaaggacaaggagaaggaaCAAATTGCCGAGCTGATAAAGGCTTACCAGACTTACAACCCTCATCTGACCACCCACTACTATATGCAGAGTGCTGAGGAGAACCCCAACGCCTGTGTGGTCATGTGATTAGGTTTATTATCAGAGCTAGGACGTACTAGTTGAGATGAGATTCTATTAAAATCTATATATCCTTGATCTTTGTTTCTTTTTTGGAGTTTAATTACATGTATGTAAGTTCTTCTTTATCTATAGAACTGTGATTTGCTGCTGGTCTAGAATTATGAAGTCGATGGGTTTGCCTGTTTGATCTATCAGGGAAAGAAGAGAAGTATGGAAGTGGTATAAGAACAGTGTCAGCAATTATAGGAAGCTCTTATCAGCTTAACTGGGTTCGGTAAGACAAATGGGCCTAGAATGGCTAGGCCTAAGCCCAATAAAAGGCTTAAGTTGTGCAATAATTACAAAGTATGCTATAATGCTATTggttaataatattaaatattttaacgaAAGTATGAAACTATTATTTTGATAGTGTTTATGTAGCTTTTAAAGTTCTTTATTTTCCTAAGTTTTAAAAGTAATTACATATTCAAATAATAAAAAGGGCATAAAAAACAAATAGTGAAATCTTTACGTCTCTTTTTTGATTTATGTTAAAAAAGGGTGCCCCACCCATCAAATCCTTTTGAAATAACACAGTGATCTCGAATATGCTATTCGATATTACTATTCTCTGGCAcataaattaaatcttaaatcggTGAATTAGTTATATGAAGTGGATAAATTTATATtacaataattataaaattatagctGTTTTCATATTATACTCACTGTAAAATCATAACTATTATGATTTAAATATTAAATGAACATGTTAAACATATATTATAGTACATTACAAAAAAATTTAGGAATATCGATGAAAACTTGATTCTATcgcaaataattttgaattaccGACGAAAACTTGTTTATGTAGGAAATTACCGACAAAAACTTGTTTCCATGGAAAATTACCGATGGAATTATGTGTTCCGTCGATAATTTTAGGGTTTACCGACAGGATTAATTTTTCATCAGTAATTCTGACTTAACCCTaggttttctttgtattttttctCACGCGCGGCGACTGCTACCTTTCATTTTCGCTGATCGTCGGTAAGTCCTCTCTCtcgcctttctctccctcttttcgaAGTAGGCGATCCCTATGCCGTCCAAcaagattccctaattgaaaatgtAAATCGGATGAGATAACTAAggacttttaaatttaaaattaaatttgaaattaaaaatttaaattataaaataaaaattaaacttaaaaattaaaaattaaaggtaaaatttaaaattaaaattaaaatttaaaacaaaaatttaactttaaatttaaaaacaaaaaattaaacttaaaattaaaaatcttactattttattaaaaatctccccctttactaactaactttggtgaagcctaaaataaatttatgttaatatccttttttctattcatactaaaaataattctaaggttTATTGGTAAtttcacaagcgaaacaatcagtgatctagagttcaaaACTCAGCTacggcatattattatgaatttttctcatcattaattttttatggttattttatataaaaaaatatagttctctttagtcccacatcttagaattgacaacactatgatcaaagaagttcctataaatattttaatccaataatgttaaaaaaatatatttttcttagttttttatactaagataagtataatattaaattaaattaatttttttcatctgAAGCCGTAAGGGtgacactcgaaaatccaaacaattcggattttcaaagacccaaataatttaaattttcaaaagtaagactctactttagtattttaatactaaaatactttaattaatataatttcattataaagggtcaatgtgatttcaatgtattatattacacacgcgacACGTGTACACGATCACtagtaaaaattaaacttaaaattttaaaattaaacttaaaaattaaaaacaaaaaattaaacttaaaattaaaattaaaattaaaaattaaacttaaaatttaaaaataaaaaataaacttaaaattaaaatttaacttaaaattttaaaaaaaaaacttaaaaattaaattaaaattaaaaattaaaaattaaaaaattaaaatttaaaattaatctcaaacttaaatcaaaatttaaaatttaaattaaaaattaaaaattaaacttaacattaaaattaaaaataaaaaattaaaaattaaccttaaaattaaaattaaaaattaaaatttaaagttaaaattaaacttaaattaaaaattaatcttaaattaaaaattaaaaattaaacttaaacttaaaattaaaatttaaaatctcaaaaaaaaaaaaaaaaaaaaggcacctCCCGAAGGTGCCTCTGACACCATCAGAGGCGCCCTCAGGATAGACGGGAAAAATCCCACTTAAgcggtggaaggcaccttcagccatTTGAAAGCGCCCTCCATAacctatggaagacaccttccattaagtttgaaggcaccttcaagtagcgttttcctagcgaacagaggcCTTTCTATTCGCGATCTTAGACGCGACAAGGCACCTTCTAGCCACGATTTCTTAACATTTTCATCCCCAAAACCtcaaaatgcctcctaggtatagcCTCAACTTAGTTTATCTTGTCAATCCTTAGTTCTTATGTGTTTTCTTTGTCAATTTATGTTTAtatcttgtataaaattagaaaaagatgaCATGTTACCCCTAGGCCTAGCAATACTTCATCTACTGATGCCAGACTCTCTAATGAGCAGCTTAGGTTGTCTTTTTACAGCATACATATGTTTCCCTGAAATCTAGGTACTTAAGTAGAACCTTTTTTACTCAATATTGTGCCCCTATGTCACAAATTATTGAGCACTACCAGTTAGATAAACTGATTTACTGCAGTCATGTAGCAAATCTCGATTTGTGTGCTCAGTTCTATAACAACTTAGAAAAGATAGATGACCTGACCTACttcaccagagttggtggaaagcaTTTTCACTTTCCCCTACcttattatatgatagtttaggaCTTAGGAGATTTGCATGCACATTTTGTGCTACCTTGGTAGGGATCTGTCATTTGACgaaccctactcccatattacattagatactatctatatgtattttttttagggaggagagactacctacAATGACTAACTTTAGGTCACTCTCCcttagggtccaggactatatCCTATATTGAGTTCTGACCACATGGATTTTGCCGATCTCATCTTGGGATGTTGCAATGATGCGACCCTCCCActctttctttttgtatgctCTCTGTCAACGTCTAGACATTgacattgcattacatatgtttcataatGTCATACATGCATCTAGTCTCATTACTAGGCGTCAGATTAATATACCCTATTGTCACATCTTGACATACATATTTTCAACCATTGGAGTAGATATGACCCAGGGTACATCTAGTTCCCTTAGTGCATATGACGAGTTTAGTCAGCATCAGCTAGCTTTAGTGCATATAGACATCACTGCTCAGGGGGTTCTAGCCTAGAGAGGTGGGCCGTAGCCAGCCATGCTAGTCGAGGCCGAGGATGATGTTCCACCTATCTTTTCAgctgagggagaggagtggccagaGTTTACGATTGAGGAGCTATTTCGATATCCTCCGACTCTGACCCAGCCCTCAACCTCGACCCAGCCCTCGA
This window of the Zingiber officinale cultivar Zhangliang chromosome 3B, Zo_v1.1, whole genome shotgun sequence genome carries:
- the LOC122056327 gene encoding heavy metal-associated isoprenylated plant protein 39-like → MADQSKKLVLKLELRDEKDKKKAMKAISGLPGIDSISIDMKDQKLTITGTIDPITVVAKLRKSRHAELLSVGPAKEEKKKEEPKKEEPKKEEKKEGDKDKEKEQIAELIKAYQTYNPHLTTHYYMQSAEENPNACVVM